A stretch of Desulfitobacterium dichloroeliminans LMG P-21439 DNA encodes these proteins:
- a CDS encoding DsrE/DsrF/DrsH-like family protein codes for MSDEGKIKKVSIIISQGSLEGVYPGLIMANGARMMGIEVNLFFTFFGLNTITKSKMNNIKVATVGNPAMGIPSLIGILPGMSSMATNMMKKQMEELDIPPIGEFIEMISDAGGKIYACLATVEMFKLKKEDFCDQLDSVLTVGDFYNLSAGGQIIFT; via the coding sequence ATGAGCGACGAAGGAAAGATTAAGAAGGTTTCAATTATTATCTCTCAAGGTTCCTTAGAAGGAGTATATCCGGGATTGATTATGGCCAACGGTGCTAGAATGATGGGAATCGAAGTGAATTTATTCTTTACCTTTTTTGGTCTGAACACTATAACAAAGAGTAAAATGAATAACATTAAAGTCGCTACGGTAGGGAACCCGGCTATGGGTATTCCTTCTCTCATCGGCATATTACCTGGAATGTCCTCCATGGCAACGAATATGATGAAAAAGCAGATGGAAGAATTAGATATTCCACCAATCGGGGAATTTATCGAAATGATTTCTGACGCCGGTGGAAAAATCTATGCCTGCCTGGCAACAGTAGAGATGTTTAAATTGAAGAAAGAGGATTTTTGTGATCAGTTGGACAGTGTCCTCACCGTGGGGGATTTCTACAATCTTTCCGCCGGTGGTCAAATTATCTTCACTTGA
- a CDS encoding IS1380-like element ISEcp1 family transposase: protein MINKIDFKAKNLTSNAGLFLLLENAKSNGIFDFIENDLVFDNDSTNKIKMNHIKTMLCGHFIGIDKLERLKLLQNDPLVNEFDISVKEPETVSRFLGNFNFKTTQMFRDINFKVFKKLLTKSKLTSITIDIDSSVINVEGHQEGASKGYNPKKLGNRCYNIQFAFCDELKAYVTGFVRSGNTYTANGAAEMIKEIVANIKSDDLEILFRMDSGYFDEKIIETIESLGCKYLIKAKSYSTLTSQATNSSIVFVKGEEGRETTELYTKLVKWEKDRRFVVSRVLKPEKERAQLSLLEGSEYDYFFFVTNTTLLSEKVVIYYEKRGNAENYIKEAKYDMAVGHLLLKSFWANEAVFQMMMLSYNLFLLFKFDSLDSSEYRQQIKTFRLKYVFLAAKIIKTARYVIMKLSENYPYKGVYEKCLV from the coding sequence ATGATTAATAAAATTGATTTCAAAGCTAAGAATCTAACATCAAATGCAGGTCTTTTTCTGCTCCTTGAGAATGCAAAAAGCAATGGGATTTTTGATTTTATTGAAAATGACCTCGTATTTGATAATGACTCAACAAATAAAATCAAGATGAATCATATAAAGACCATGCTCTGCGGTCACTTCATTGGCATTGATAAGTTAGAACGTCTAAAGCTACTTCAAAATGATCCCCTCGTCAACGAGTTTGATATTTCCGTAAAAGAACCTGAAACAGTGTCACGGTTTCTAGGAAACTTCAACTTCAAGACAACCCAAATGTTTAGAGACATTAATTTTAAAGTCTTTAAAAAACTGCTCACTAAAAGTAAATTGACATCCATTACGATTGATATTGATAGTAGTGTAATTAACGTAGAAGGTCATCAAGAAGGTGCGTCAAAAGGATATAATCCTAAGAAACTGGGAAACCGATGCTACAATATCCAATTTGCATTTTGCGACGAATTAAAAGCATATGTTACCGGATTTGTAAGAAGTGGCAATACTTACACTGCAAACGGTGCTGCGGAAATGATCAAAGAAATTGTTGCTAACATCAAATCAGACGATTTAGAAATTTTATTTCGAATGGATAGTGGCTACTTTGATGAAAAAATTATCGAAACGATAGAATCTCTTGGATGCAAATATTTAATTAAAGCCAAAAGTTATTCTACACTCACCTCACAAGCAACGAATTCATCAATTGTATTCGTTAAAGGAGAAGAAGGTAGAGAAACTACAGAACTGTATACAAAATTAGTTAAATGGGAAAAAGACAGAAGATTTGTCGTATCTCGCGTACTGAAACCAGAAAAAGAAAGAGCACAATTATCACTTTTAGAAGGTTCCGAATACGACTACTTTTTCTTTGTAACAAATACTACCTTGCTTTCTGAAAAAGTAGTTATATACTATGAAAAGCGTGGTAATGCTGAAAACTATATCAAAGAAGCCAAATACGACATGGCGGTGGGTCATCTCTTGCTAAAGTCATTTTGGGCGAATGAAGCCGTGTTTCAAATGATGATGCTTTCATATAACCTATTTTTGTTGTTCAAGTTTGATTCCTTGGACTCTTCAGAATACAGACAGCAAATAAAGACCTTTCGTTTGAAGTATGTATTTCTTGCAGCAAAAATAATCAAAACCGCAAGATATGTAATCATGAAGTTGTCGGAAAACTATCCGTACAAGGGAGTGTATGAAAAATGTCTGGTATAA
- the sqr gene encoding type III sulfide quinone reductase, selenoprotein subtype, producing the protein MKRVLILGAGTAGTMMANHLNRKLNKKEWAITIVDQYEKHYYQPGFLFIPFDIYSERDVIKRKTDFIPKDVEYIKSTIELIEADKNQVVLKNDWVIPYDVLIIATGCEIVPGEVDGVMEAWRKDIFDFYTIEGSVALRDKLKDWQGGKLVVHVTEMPIKCPVAPLEFIFLADWFFKEKLKMRDKVELIYVTPLDGAFTKQTCSDTLSYLFPKKNIKMINNFSIPHVDAKNKKLISVDGKEVDYDLLVTVPVNMGSSVIDRSNLGDELNFVPTDKHTLQSKKHENIFVIGDATDLPASKAGSVAHFQAEILTENILSYIVNKPLKAHFDGHANCYIESGYNKALLIDFNYDIEPVEGTFPIPGIGPFSLLKESRINHLGKLAFKTIYWNMLLRGIPIPTVTAELKTSGKKLNNPANPS; encoded by the coding sequence ATGAAAAGGGTACTCATTCTAGGAGCAGGCACAGCGGGAACCATGATGGCTAATCACCTCAATAGAAAGCTGAATAAAAAGGAATGGGCTATCACCATAGTGGACCAATATGAAAAACATTACTATCAGCCAGGGTTCCTCTTTATTCCCTTCGACATCTATTCTGAAAGGGATGTCATCAAAAGAAAGACGGACTTTATTCCTAAAGATGTAGAATACATCAAATCAACTATAGAGTTGATTGAAGCGGATAAGAATCAAGTTGTCTTAAAAAATGATTGGGTGATTCCTTACGACGTACTGATTATCGCGACTGGATGTGAAATCGTTCCGGGTGAAGTAGATGGTGTAATGGAAGCATGGCGCAAAGACATCTTTGATTTCTACACCATCGAGGGGTCAGTTGCTCTGCGAGACAAGTTAAAGGATTGGCAGGGCGGAAAGTTAGTTGTTCATGTTACAGAAATGCCAATCAAATGTCCGGTAGCTCCTTTGGAGTTTATCTTTTTAGCGGATTGGTTCTTTAAAGAAAAGCTTAAAATGCGTGACAAAGTGGAGCTCATTTATGTTACTCCTTTGGATGGTGCCTTTACCAAGCAAACATGCTCGGATACCCTTAGCTATCTCTTTCCTAAGAAAAACATCAAAATGATCAATAATTTTAGCATCCCCCATGTCGATGCGAAAAACAAGAAGCTTATTTCTGTCGATGGCAAAGAAGTAGACTATGATCTTCTAGTGACTGTACCGGTGAATATGGGAAGCTCTGTGATTGACCGTTCGAATCTAGGTGATGAGTTGAACTTTGTCCCTACGGATAAGCATACGCTGCAATCGAAAAAGCATGAGAATATTTTCGTGATCGGAGATGCCACAGATCTACCTGCCTCTAAAGCTGGATCCGTTGCTCATTTCCAAGCAGAGATTTTAACCGAGAACATTTTGAGCTATATCGTCAACAAGCCCTTAAAAGCCCATTTTGATGGTCATGCCAATTGTTATATCGAATCCGGCTATAATAAAGCCCTGTTGATTGATTTTAACTATGATATTGAACCCGTAGAAGGAACCTTCCCCATACCTGGAATTGGGCCCTTCTCACTTCTCAAAGAATCCAGAATTAATCACCTAGGCAAATTAGCCTTTAAGACAATCTATTGGAACATGCTTTTAAGAGGAATTCCTATTCCCACAGTTACAGCCGAGCTGAAAACTAGCGGGAAAAAACTTAATAATCCAGCTAATCCATCCTAA
- a CDS encoding hydrogenase small subunit, whose translation MLNRREFLKLVVKGAILGNFISLVTPELEKALAQGDIKKKLPILMVETGTCTGDSISLDNIWTPTLSDIFTNITEWRYDWTMMQTQGESAYKVLLDMEETLAHEFILIVQGSIARRDNGHYNYAGLENGQMVTGLDLVRRLGLKAKYIVAIGNCATYGGPASGYPNPSQSTGTQTILPERRIINVSGCPAHPDWIMGTLLHLALYGEPELEKFGRPKMFYGETIHNNCPRRRYYDQGIFATDIGQKECLYRVGCKGPVTYADCPIRRWNDRYNWPIGCNSPCIGCTEPGFPDLMEPFTNHFSDITFPGGTRETTDRIGRGVLGLATLGIGGHFLSSLYKGRLHRNLIQSTNQVKKKIQLKKAKTYHTYRPKKSQQ comes from the coding sequence GTGCTGAACCGTCGAGAATTTCTTAAGCTGGTCGTCAAAGGAGCCATTCTTGGCAACTTTATCAGCTTAGTAACCCCCGAATTAGAAAAAGCCTTAGCTCAAGGAGATATTAAAAAGAAGCTACCCATTCTGATGGTAGAGACGGGAACCTGTACCGGAGATAGTATCTCTTTAGATAATATTTGGACACCGACACTATCCGATATTTTTACCAACATCACTGAATGGCGTTATGACTGGACCATGATGCAAACCCAAGGGGAGTCAGCCTATAAGGTCTTATTGGATATGGAAGAAACTCTAGCCCATGAATTCATACTTATTGTCCAAGGATCTATCGCGCGTAGAGATAATGGTCATTATAATTACGCCGGCCTCGAAAACGGCCAAATGGTCACAGGCCTGGACCTGGTTCGTAGGCTGGGTTTAAAAGCTAAATATATCGTGGCCATAGGTAATTGTGCTACTTATGGGGGGCCTGCCTCTGGGTATCCTAACCCGTCCCAGAGTACCGGTACACAAACGATCCTCCCCGAACGCCGAATTATCAATGTCTCCGGTTGCCCTGCCCATCCGGATTGGATTATGGGTACCCTTCTGCATTTGGCTCTATATGGGGAGCCTGAACTAGAAAAATTCGGCCGTCCCAAAATGTTTTACGGAGAAACCATTCATAACAACTGCCCGCGACGTCGTTACTACGACCAAGGTATCTTTGCTACAGATATCGGTCAGAAGGAATGTCTTTACCGCGTAGGCTGCAAAGGACCCGTCACCTATGCCGACTGCCCTATCCGTCGCTGGAACGACCGCTACAACTGGCCAATCGGCTGTAACTCTCCCTGCATCGGCTGCACCGAGCCCGGGTTTCCTGATCTTATGGAGCCTTTTACCAATCATTTTTCCGACATCACCTTCCCCGGAGGAACCCGCGAAACAACCGATCGAATCGGTAGAGGGGTCTTAGGCTTAGCTACCCTAGGGATTGGCGGACATTTTCTAAGCTCACTTTATAAAGGACGTCTTCATCGGAATCTAATTCAATCGACGAACCAGGTGAAGAAAAAGATCCAGCTGAAGAAAGCCAAGACGTATCATACCTATCGGCCCAAGAAATCTCAGCAATGA
- a CDS encoding metal-sensing transcriptional repressor, with amino-acid sequence MALSEKEDILLRLKTIKGHISGIEKMIEEEKECADVLVQFSAVSGSMHKVKNMLNKHFVDRCLDKAILEEKDIKEEVTRILNNILKFSE; translated from the coding sequence ATGGCCTTAAGTGAAAAAGAAGACATTCTATTGCGATTGAAAACAATCAAAGGGCATATCAGTGGCATCGAGAAGATGATCGAAGAGGAAAAGGAATGCGCAGATGTTCTCGTTCAATTTTCAGCTGTAAGCGGTTCTATGCACAAAGTTAAGAACATGCTCAACAAACATTTTGTTGATCGCTGCTTGGACAAAGCGATATTAGAAGAGAAAGATATCAAAGAAGAAGTCACTAGGATTCTAAACAATATCCTTAAATTTAGTGAATAA
- a CDS encoding TusE/DsrC/DsvC family sulfur relay protein produces MKKDIAGFSVDVTEEGYLVSGAQWNKDIAEAIAKELGLGDLTPGHWKIIEFLQKDFAETGKIPTIRRVNKVGNIGTQELYALFPEGPLLKATKVAGLSKPVSCV; encoded by the coding sequence ATGAAAAAGGACATTGCGGGCTTTTCAGTTGATGTAACAGAAGAAGGTTATCTGGTAAGCGGAGCTCAGTGGAACAAAGACATTGCCGAGGCTATTGCCAAGGAACTCGGGTTAGGGGATCTAACCCCCGGCCACTGGAAGATTATCGAGTTCCTGCAGAAGGACTTTGCTGAGACAGGCAAAATCCCAACTATTCGTAGAGTAAACAAGGTCGGCAACATTGGTACTCAAGAACTTTATGCTTTATTTCCTGAAGGTCCCCTTCTTAAAGCGACCAAGGTTGCTGGTTTAAGCAAACCCGTCAGTTGTGTCTAG